The window GGCCGACATGGTCGCCGCATGTCTCAAGCAGTGGCAAAGGGTTTTGGGCATAGATCCCACGGGGCAATATCCGCCGCTGTTCCTGGTTGAGCTGGGAGCGATTCTCCGAATTGCACATTGGCAGCAAAGCGACGCGCTGGCGCCGCTTGCCGAAGAATTCCCTCCAGCTTGTGAGCTGCTTGCAGCTTTGGTCGATCGGCTTGCCGACGACCCCTCGACGCTATTTGGCCAGGTTACTGTCGAGCGATGCCCATTGATGAGTCGCGTCGTTACTTTGTGGCATAGCAACTGTTCGTGGTACGGCCCCCAAGAACTGGGTACCGACTTTCTCATCAGGTATGGCGATGTTGGGGAACTACAGCGGTTGTTGGCCTCTTTTGTTTTTGACCACAGAAACCTAATTTTGAAAGGTGAATTTCATGAGCAAATCGAATAACATTCAGGTCGCTATTTATGCCCGTGTCAGCTCTTGTAACCAGGACCATACTTCTTTGGCGACGCAGTTCACGAGCGTGATTAGATCCCTTCATCCGTTCCATGGGCTCTTGGGCAACGGCGAACTTGCCCTGCGAGTAGTCTATTATTCTCGAAAATCCTCCGCTTGAGGCGATACTGCGTAACTCAAGAGCCATTAGCTCAAACTGCAATCGAGAAAACATGGCCCACGAAAATTTCAGTGATTCGTTGATTTACCTTCGGCGAAGCTATAGCCGGAACGAGCTTAGCCTCGCAACACAACTCGCCTGGGCTCTGGCTGAGGGGTCGCGGCGAAGTCTTAGCATAAATGTGTCGCAAAGCGATCTTGATCATATGATTCGAAACCGCTTGCATGCATACAAAACTCTGCGGGTTGACGATGGGATAAGTGGCGCGGACATGAACCGTCCGGGATTTCAAGCAGCCGTGCGGGATATCGAGTCGAATCCAAGAATTAAGTGGGTCCTTAGCTACCGCCGCGATCGGCTAGCACGGCCCGAAGATGCGCTGCGCATGGCGACGATCGAGTGCGACATCCGCAAGCGTGGGGTAACCTTCGTTTTCAACAATGGTGAAGCAGGGCCGATAGATGCCTCCAATCCCGACCTTGGCGTGATGATAACCCTCGTTGCCGAATACCACGAAAATGGTGAGTTTCTTCGCAAATTAGCTGAACGCGTGCTCGATACGCAGCGGCTGTTGGCCTGCGAGGGCTACTCCACGGGTGGCAGCGCACCGTACGGCTTTATCCGTGTATTGGTCGATGCGGCAGGTCAAGTAGTTATGGAGTTAGTTCCTGGCCGCCGCGTACGACAGCAAGGGTGTCATGTGCGATGGCGCGCTAAAGACCTTGCCAAAATTGAAGTCTGGATTTTGGTTCTCGATTTAAAGCACCAGGGCCTCGGAGGCAAAAAAATTGCGCAGCACCTTAACGGCCTTGGAATTCCAAGTCCTGGAGCAGAGATAGTACGCACTGACCACGGAATACGTCATCGCGTAAGCGGCAAATGGTGTGCAAATACGGTTTTGGAGCTGTGTCGCAATGCCGCCATCCTGGGCCTCAAGGAATACGGTCATCGCAGCGAAGGCAACCATCGGAGATTAGGCACTGAAGGGCACCGCACTCTGGTGAACTCCGACCGCAACAAAGAGAATCGGGCCAAGGTTATCCGTAACGACTCTTCCCTGGTGGTGCGCAAGAAAACCGGTTTTGAATCGTTGTATGATGAAGGCAAGTGGCAAAAGATTCAGCAAGATACTGCGGAACGTGGGAAGAG is drawn from Pirellulales bacterium and contains these coding sequences:
- a CDS encoding recombinase family protein; its protein translation is MSQSDLDHMIRNRLHAYKTLRVDDGISGADMNRPGFQAAVRDIESNPRIKWVLSYRRDRLARPEDALRMATIECDIRKRGVTFVFNNGEAGPIDASNPDLGVMITLVAEYHENGEFLRKLAERVLDTQRLLACEGYSTGGSAPYGFIRVLVDAAGQVVMELVPGRRVRQQGCHVRWRAKDLAKIEVWILVLDLKHQGLGGKKIAQHLNGLGIPSPGAEIVRTDHGIRHRVSGKWCANTVLELCRNAAILGLKEYGHRSEGNHRRLGTEGHRTLVNSDRNKENRAKVIRNDSSLVVRKKTGFESLYDEGKWQKIQQDTAERGKSQRGIPRTSDPAKYPLACRVVDMTDGCGSIMYGHQSGQRRLYTCGRYMRTAGSECDNNSVDAEALLQLTLLTLKQLVNQFDSLKKIRKLLEERVLAE